Within the Bacteroidales bacterium genome, the region TTGGGATAATGATTATCTGTTAAAAATCCTAAAAAATTAAAATGCGTTTGCCCTGTACTGCTCCAGTTATTGTTTGGTTCATTGATAGAATTATAGTATTAATGCTAGCATTATCAACCAACCAATTATATCAACTATTCCAATAATAAGACCAGCTATTGCTAATCCTTTTCCTTTCCATTTTGATGAGTCTTTTTTAATTTTTCCAAGTCCAATTGCACTGAATATAATAGCTAAAACTCCTAATATAAAACCAAAAAGAAATAGACCTATTAAACTTAAAATGAAACCAGTTAAAGCAGATCCATTTGTCTTTGGATCGTCAGAATATGATGCAATCATTTTAGCCCCCTTTTTAAATTCAGATTTAAGAGTGGGTTTAACTTGCTTCTCTTTGTTTGAAGATAATTCATTATTGCTTGGGACAAAGATATTTTTGTCTTTTTGTGTAATAATAATTTGATTATCGGCAACAGATGCAACCAAGTTATCATTAGACTCATTTGTTACATTATCATTTTTGATTGTTCCATTTTCTGAAGTTTTAACTTTTATTGTTTCACTTTTTTTCGTTAATGATTCATTAGCTTTATTTGCCAATTCTGTTTTTTTGGAATTAGGGTTTCCTTTTTTCCATTGGACGTTGTAACCTGACAGATATTGCCTTTTTTCCATAGTACATGAGCCAAACATAATAGTGGCTGCGAAAACGAAAATTAAAATTTTGTACATTTTTTTCATGATTGTTTTTAATTTTAAATTAATTGAATTATACATAAAGCT harbors:
- a CDS encoding DUF4190 domain-containing protein gives rise to the protein MKKMYKILIFVFAATIMFGSCTMEKRQYLSGYNVQWKKGNPNSKKTELANKANESLTKKSETIKVKTSENGTIKNDNVTNESNDNLVASVADNQIIITQKDKNIFVPSNNELSSNKEKQVKPTLKSEFKKGAKMIASYSDDPKTNGSALTGFILSLIGLFLFGFILGVLAIIFSAIGLGKIKKDSSKWKGKGLAIAGLIIGIVDIIGWLIMLALIL